From a single Vibrio tubiashii genomic region:
- a CDS encoding PilW family protein has product MVFPTVRNCRQRGASLAELLIASIMGVMAIGVIGTVFTSGQKLATERGKQLLLAQNLSSTLLQIKEDIHRAGFNGVAAIPAQLSGATSHLYIDNELGVLGYVYRIASTGSASFRNVVYKREESETIELGDSLKLCEKHTSEPLSISSASSSGLGGYCFNLFNPKQISVTEFSLNKEVVKGGEAETRMVTISIHAHLLSDTEITYESNLTALLRNWQ; this is encoded by the coding sequence ATGGTTTTCCCAACTGTGCGTAATTGTCGTCAACGTGGGGCAAGTCTAGCCGAGCTACTGATCGCTTCGATCATGGGAGTGATGGCGATTGGGGTTATCGGAACGGTATTTACTAGCGGACAAAAGCTCGCCACCGAGCGAGGAAAACAATTGCTGCTTGCGCAAAACCTATCGAGTACCCTATTGCAAATAAAAGAGGACATTCACCGAGCAGGTTTTAATGGCGTTGCAGCTATCCCTGCCCAGTTGTCTGGAGCGACTTCTCATCTTTATATCGACAATGAGCTAGGGGTACTTGGCTATGTTTACCGCATCGCTTCTACGGGAAGCGCTTCATTTCGAAATGTCGTCTATAAACGTGAAGAGTCAGAAACCATAGAGCTAGGAGACTCACTCAAACTGTGCGAAAAGCACACTAGCGAGCCTCTCTCAATTTCCTCCGCTTCTTCATCTGGGCTCGGAGGTTACTGTTTTAATTTGTTTAACCCTAAACAAATATCTGTGACAGAGTTTTCGCTCAATAAAGAAGTGGTCAAAGGTGGCGAGGCGGAGACGCGAATGGTGACCATATCAATCCACGCGCACCTTCTTTCTGACACTGAGATAACTTATGAATCCAATCTCACTGCGTTACTTAGGAACTGGCAATGA
- a CDS encoding prepilin-type N-terminal cleavage/methylation domain-containing protein, translating to MGNSRRGFSLLEVLIALLLIGIASLALIKLQVYTEQRSDFAVKSIEGLNLIENKLEWFRTRGADPSQSSVAVADFDLISSGSDSLPPYQLSWQISTPSAALSSSLKQITISAHWQDRLGELQQLTLTTMIARDGEFISR from the coding sequence ATGGGCAATAGTCGGCGAGGTTTTTCTCTATTGGAGGTGTTAATTGCCTTGTTGCTGATCGGTATTGCGAGTCTGGCTTTGATAAAGTTGCAGGTCTACACCGAGCAAAGGAGTGATTTCGCGGTTAAGAGTATTGAAGGGTTAAATCTGATTGAAAATAAACTGGAGTGGTTTCGTACCCGAGGGGCAGACCCAAGTCAGTCTAGCGTCGCGGTGGCAGATTTCGATTTGATAAGCAGTGGTTCTGACTCTCTACCTCCTTATCAGCTTAGTTGGCAAATTAGCACGCCATCTGCTGCGCTCTCTTCTTCACTTAAACAGATAACGATTAGCGCACACTGGCAAGATCGTCTGGGAGAACTTCAGCAGTTAACTCTTACTACTATGATTGCAAGGGATGGTGAGTTTATAAGCAGATAG
- a CDS encoding AbgT family transporter, with protein MSNQAINKAPSPKPSGMDRFLNFIERAGNKIPDPAILFFWALIITWGASALLSNFTFDLINPRSGEALAINNLLTGESLASFLANMVTTFTGFAPLGIVLVAMLGVGVADSSGFITTGLKKMLNFTPAKLLTPMLILVAIVSHTAADAGYVLVIPLGGIIFHAAGRHPLAGIAAAFAGVSGGFSANFIPSGIDPLLAGFTQTAAQVLDPEYVVNPLANIFFTGISSVIIVAIGWYVTEKIIEPRLANTPVDEDAEKAPDLGSFTELESKAFRYAGWAMLAGIALLVVALIPETSALRSPEGEITAFSAPIMKSIVPLIFILFIIPGYVYGKVSGTFKTSNDIIKAMADTMSTMGAYIVMSFFCAQFLSAFAQSNIGTLLALYGAEGLKAMNLPGEATIIGMILLTASVNLLIGSASAKWALIGPILVPMLMAVGISPELSQAAYRVGDSVSNIISPLMVFFPLVVVYCQRYVKSTGIGTLASLMMPFSIAMLIGWSIFLVVYWMLGIPLGIQAPYTYTM; from the coding sequence ATGAGTAACCAAGCAATTAATAAAGCTCCGTCACCAAAGCCTAGTGGTATGGACCGCTTCCTAAACTTTATTGAACGAGCGGGTAACAAGATCCCAGATCCTGCCATCCTGTTCTTTTGGGCACTGATCATTACATGGGGTGCATCTGCCCTTCTTTCTAACTTCACGTTCGACCTTATTAATCCACGTTCGGGTGAAGCGCTTGCAATCAACAACCTTCTGACTGGCGAATCTCTAGCAAGCTTTCTAGCGAACATGGTTACTACCTTTACTGGTTTTGCACCACTAGGTATCGTGCTTGTAGCGATGCTAGGTGTTGGTGTTGCTGACTCTTCTGGCTTCATTACAACTGGCCTTAAGAAAATGCTTAACTTCACACCAGCTAAGCTTCTTACACCAATGCTAATCCTTGTCGCAATCGTATCGCACACTGCTGCAGATGCGGGCTACGTACTGGTTATTCCTCTTGGTGGTATCATTTTCCACGCAGCTGGTCGTCACCCTCTAGCTGGTATCGCAGCGGCGTTTGCTGGTGTATCTGGTGGTTTCTCTGCTAACTTTATCCCTTCAGGTATTGACCCACTATTAGCAGGTTTCACGCAAACAGCAGCACAAGTTCTTGACCCTGAGTACGTAGTTAACCCACTGGCGAACATCTTCTTCACGGGTATTTCTTCAGTCATCATCGTAGCGATTGGTTGGTATGTTACTGAGAAAATCATTGAACCTCGCCTAGCTAATACACCAGTTGATGAAGATGCAGAAAAAGCACCGGATCTAGGTTCATTCACTGAGCTAGAGTCAAAAGCGTTCCGTTACGCTGGTTGGGCTATGCTTGCGGGTATCGCTCTATTGGTTGTTGCTCTGATCCCAGAAACATCAGCACTGCGTTCTCCTGAAGGTGAAATCACAGCGTTCTCAGCACCAATTATGAAGTCGATTGTTCCATTGATCTTCATTCTGTTTATCATCCCTGGTTACGTTTACGGTAAAGTGTCGGGTACGTTCAAAACCAGTAACGATATTATCAAAGCGATGGCAGATACTATGTCTACCATGGGCGCTTACATCGTAATGTCGTTCTTCTGTGCTCAGTTCCTATCGGCGTTCGCTCAGTCAAACATTGGTACTCTTCTAGCGCTATACGGTGCTGAAGGCCTGAAAGCGATGAACCTACCAGGTGAAGCAACGATCATCGGTATGATCCTTCTGACTGCGTCTGTGAACCTTCTCATTGGTTCTGCGTCAGCGAAATGGGCTCTGATTGGTCCAATCCTAGTTCCAATGCTAATGGCAGTTGGTATCTCACCAGAACTGTCTCAAGCGGCTTACCGTGTTGGTGATTCTGTTTCGAACATCATCTCTCCTCTGATGGTTTTCTTCCCACTTGTTGTGGTTTACTGTCAGCGCTACGTGAAGTCGACTGGTATCGGTACTCTAGCTTCACTAATGATGCCATTCTCTATCGCAATGCTGATTGGTTGGTCTATCTTCCTAGTTGTGTACTGGATGCTAGGTATCCCTCTAGGTATTCAAGCGCCTTACACTTACACGATGTAA
- a CDS encoding AbgT family transporter yields the protein MSEIAASEAKPSGVIGFIERAGKKIPDPVIIFMFLFAFSLVVTGLMDGVSFETMGKGGEAVQFSIKNMLAAENFRWMFENALLQNWLAFGHGVLGVILIVMLGVGIAENSGLLTAVIKKVGLKISDRLLPLLVVFLGIMSSIAADAGYLVLIPLAGLLYAGLGKNPLIGMAAAFAGVSAGFSANLLPATPVDVVLGVNAKIFAESQNIPFVGRNGEELNPATMHYFFVLVSTFLLAVVGAWVTKRFITPRLEKMSYQLPEEVNFDEFELTKQEQKGLRWAGVGLVATLAAIYGLAIGPLATYTNDAGKEVTPYLDNIILLISLVFAVVGLCFGVATGKFKKLQDVVSAMVKQMNTMGYVLVLTFFCYNFLALLSYSGLGTYVTYLGATFLQSLGLQQFPALMLLGFILTTAVINLFVGGLTSKWMLLGPIFVPMLYQVNPNMTPDLVTAAYRVADSSTNIITPMMSYAGVVLAFMRKYKPELTFGDVIAIMVPYSVAFLTLWSAVLIGFFTFGLPLGF from the coding sequence ATGAGTGAAATTGCAGCGTCTGAAGCAAAGCCTTCAGGGGTTATCGGGTTCATCGAAAGAGCGGGTAAGAAAATCCCAGATCCGGTCATTATTTTTATGTTCTTGTTTGCGTTTTCTCTGGTTGTTACCGGATTGATGGATGGCGTGAGCTTTGAAACCATGGGCAAGGGCGGGGAAGCCGTTCAGTTCTCGATTAAGAACATGTTAGCGGCGGAAAACTTCCGTTGGATGTTTGAGAACGCACTATTGCAAAACTGGTTAGCGTTTGGTCATGGCGTACTTGGCGTTATCTTGATTGTAATGCTAGGTGTTGGCATTGCGGAAAACTCTGGACTTTTAACCGCAGTCATCAAGAAAGTAGGTCTAAAGATTAGTGACCGCTTACTTCCATTGTTGGTTGTCTTCCTTGGTATCATGAGTTCTATTGCGGCGGATGCGGGTTACTTAGTACTGATTCCTCTTGCGGGTCTTCTTTATGCAGGACTAGGCAAAAACCCATTGATCGGTATGGCAGCGGCATTTGCGGGTGTATCAGCAGGCTTTAGTGCTAACTTGCTGCCAGCGACACCCGTTGATGTTGTTTTAGGCGTGAATGCTAAGATCTTTGCTGAATCTCAAAACATCCCGTTCGTTGGTCGTAACGGTGAAGAACTTAACCCTGCTACCATGCACTACTTCTTCGTTTTGGTATCAACCTTCCTGCTTGCTGTGGTTGGTGCGTGGGTGACCAAGCGCTTTATCACTCCTCGTCTGGAAAAGATGTCTTATCAACTGCCTGAGGAAGTGAACTTTGATGAGTTCGAACTTACCAAGCAAGAGCAAAAAGGTCTGCGTTGGGCTGGTGTTGGCCTAGTAGCGACTTTAGCAGCGATCTATGGCTTGGCGATTGGCCCATTAGCGACTTACACCAATGACGCAGGAAAAGAGGTAACCCCTTACCTAGATAACATCATCCTTCTTATCTCTTTAGTGTTTGCGGTTGTTGGTCTTTGTTTTGGTGTGGCAACAGGCAAGTTCAAGAAGCTGCAAGATGTAGTAAGTGCTATGGTGAAGCAGATGAACACCATGGGTTATGTGTTAGTACTGACCTTCTTCTGTTACAACTTCTTGGCGCTACTTAGCTACTCAGGTTTAGGCACTTACGTGACTTACCTAGGCGCGACTTTCTTACAGTCGCTAGGTCTGCAACAGTTCCCTGCGTTAATGCTACTTGGCTTTATTCTAACTACTGCTGTGATTAACTTGTTCGTTGGTGGTCTAACATCAAAGTGGATGTTGCTTGGTCCAATTTTCGTTCCTATGCTGTATCAGGTTAACCCGAACATGACGCCAGACTTAGTCACCGCGGCTTACCGTGTTGCTGACTCTTCAACCAACATCATTACTCCAATGATGAGCTATGCGGGTGTGGTACTGGCCTTTATGCGTAAGTACAAACCTGAGCTGACATTTGGTGATGTGATTGCCATTATGGTGCCTTATTCTGTGGCTTTCTTGACTCTGTGGTCGGCGGTATTGATTGGTTTCTTTACCTTTGGTTTGCCGTTAGGTTTTTAA
- the tadA gene encoding tRNA adenosine(34) deaminase TadA — MLRANIVSTEQEAPQFSELDHHFMRLALKLAERAEAEGEVPVGAVLVKEGEVIAEGWNQSIGEHDATAHAEMQTLRKAGQALQNYRLLDTTLYVTLEPCPMCAGALLHSRVKRIVFGARDLKAGAAGSVLNLFEHQAAYHYADVEYGLLEDECRIQLQTFFRRRRKEQKAQRKKARKLQQKEQ, encoded by the coding sequence ATGCTGCGAGCAAACATAGTGTCTACTGAGCAAGAAGCCCCACAATTTTCTGAACTAGATCATCATTTTATGCGCTTGGCACTTAAGCTGGCCGAAAGAGCAGAAGCTGAAGGTGAAGTGCCTGTTGGCGCTGTACTGGTAAAAGAGGGCGAAGTGATTGCGGAGGGGTGGAATCAATCCATCGGTGAGCATGATGCGACGGCTCACGCTGAAATGCAGACCCTACGTAAAGCGGGGCAAGCCTTGCAGAACTACCGTTTGTTGGACACGACGCTTTACGTCACTTTAGAACCATGCCCGATGTGCGCAGGTGCACTTCTACACAGTCGAGTTAAACGAATCGTATTTGGGGCGCGCGATCTCAAAGCAGGGGCAGCAGGAAGTGTGTTAAATCTATTTGAGCACCAAGCGGCTTATCACTATGCGGATGTTGAATATGGCTTACTAGAAGATGAGTGCCGTATTCAGTTACAGACATTTTTTAGACGTCGTCGTAAAGAACAAAAAGCGCAGCGTAAAAAAGCGAGAAAGTTGCAGCAGAAGGAGCAGTAG